Proteins from a single region of Phormidium ambiguum IAM M-71:
- a CDS encoding DUF5357 family protein, translating to MNNFSKAFSPIINLFKPSRFSWQTVIIISIAIWIVAGFFWLNGNLILQNRFAILGSVIVIIGFGWFTFENPLIIRGYSLSTWILVELICLFLASLLPELAPFILMLWPALSAIAAAWPEFIAADKKVKNLTSEKRLKLIIWLLFHLIISCWINFSLIIQDWISQYPSLLADNFSQSDFVIKIQPFSPSITEGEKVVNVMEQYLKNQINFKPWTLAENWLKNPNQQKKMLTQAKEAMIVVKEKDLWKFRTTVTAQKTGYNLSMIAEWLGPSYHPQGYLLKKDCQVSPVTQQPNPNNSNLRRSRRTNTRVMKTTGTGLNKPSPNVNKPTMTTAKPIKVANVQCQSVTKQIIEQNQPKSSPKL from the coding sequence ATGAATAATTTTAGTAAAGCTTTTTCTCCCATCATCAATCTATTTAAACCGTCTCGTTTTAGTTGGCAAACCGTAATTATAATTAGTATAGCCATTTGGATCGTTGCAGGCTTTTTCTGGTTAAATGGAAATTTAATATTACAAAATAGATTTGCTATCTTAGGCTCTGTAATAGTAATTATTGGTTTTGGTTGGTTTACATTTGAAAACCCGCTAATTATTCGGGGATATTCACTAAGTACTTGGATTCTGGTAGAATTAATTTGTTTATTTTTAGCTAGTTTATTGCCCGAATTAGCCCCTTTCATTTTAATGCTTTGGCCTGCGTTATCAGCAATAGCAGCCGCTTGGCCAGAATTTATAGCCGCAGATAAAAAAGTAAAAAACCTAACCAGTGAAAAACGTCTTAAACTTATAATCTGGCTTTTATTTCACTTAATTATTAGTTGTTGGATAAACTTTAGTTTAATAATTCAAGATTGGATATCTCAATATCCTAGCCTGTTAGCCGATAATTTCAGCCAAAGCGATTTTGTGATCAAAATTCAACCTTTTTCCCCCTCCATTACTGAAGGCGAAAAAGTTGTAAATGTCATGGAACAATACTTAAAAAACCAAATAAATTTTAAACCTTGGACACTAGCAGAAAATTGGTTAAAGAATCCGAATCAACAAAAAAAAATGCTAACTCAAGCAAAGGAAGCAATGATTGTCGTCAAAGAAAAAGACTTGTGGAAATTTCGTACAACCGTTACCGCTCAAAAAACAGGATATAATTTGTCGATGATAGCAGAATGGCTTGGGCCTAGTTATCATCCTCAAGGTTATTTGCTAAAAAAGGACTGTCAAGTTTCTCCAGTTACTCAACAGCCTAATCCAAATAACAGCAATTTGAGGCGATCGAGGAGAACTAATACTAGGGTAATGAAAACAACAGGAACTGGTTTAAACAAACCATCTCCTAATGTGAATAAACCTACCATGACTACAGCCAAACCGATAAAAGTTGCGAATGTTCAATGCCAATCTGTGACTAAACAAATTATCGAGCAAAATCAACCTAAAAGTTCCCCAAAACTATGA
- the fraC gene encoding filament integrity protein FraC, with translation MIEDLWLVLPLRAIVFQTLLLLIAIAIESIALQRILNISRKTATQYSAILNLLSTFIGWLCFFVVQSITPGFLANQLIRYIFFDRFVAANPLSIFQNGFYFLVFRIFLMALDLTIEIIGLDLLLNFVVEPTAEIKHLISNKEPEAIETKLSRLQKFQASNLNKLKFQATFWANFISNIFISILIVAII, from the coding sequence ATGATAGAAGATTTATGGTTAGTCTTGCCTCTACGAGCAATAGTTTTTCAAACTTTACTGTTGCTTATAGCAATTGCCATAGAAAGTATAGCTTTGCAAAGAATATTAAATATTAGTCGCAAAACTGCCACCCAATATTCAGCAATCTTAAATCTATTATCGACATTTATCGGCTGGTTATGCTTTTTCGTAGTTCAATCAATTACCCCTGGATTTTTAGCCAACCAATTAATTCGTTATATATTTTTCGATCGATTCGTCGCTGCCAATCCTTTGTCAATTTTTCAAAATGGTTTTTACTTTTTAGTTTTTCGGATTTTCCTTATGGCACTTGATTTAACCATTGAAATTATCGGTTTAGACTTACTATTAAACTTTGTCGTCGAACCAACCGCAGAAATCAAACATCTAATCAGTAACAAAGAACCGGAAGCGATCGAAACCAAACTAAGTCGGTTACAAAAATTCCAAGCCAGTAATCTCAACAAACTCAAATTTCAAGCTACATTTTGGGCAAATTTTATCAGTAACATCTTTATTTCGATTTTAATTGTGGCCATAATCTAA
- a CDS encoding cob(I)yrinic acid a,c-diamide adenosyltransferase, producing MTRVGIGIRTAQMRAERVTGQIHVYDGAGKGKSRAALGVVLRSIGLGINSGEQNRVLLLRFLKGPGRQYDEDGAIAALQQGFPHLIDQVRTGRAEYFAKEEITRFDRMEAQRGWDVAKGAIASGLYSVIVLDELNPVLDLGLLKVDEVIHTLKNKPEEVEIIATGRAAPPALLDIADLHSEMKPHDHPMSQEKGLEGIEIYTGAGKGKSTSALGKALQAIGRGISQDKSHRVLIMQWLKGGSGYTEDAAIAALQQSYPSLVDHHRCGGDAIVWRGQQREIDYVEAERGWEIARSAIASGLYKTIILDELNPTVDLELLPQEPIVQALLRKPRDTEIIITGRCLNPPAYFDLASVHSEMICHKHYADRGVELKRGVDF from the coding sequence ATGACGAGAGTAGGAATTGGGATTCGTACAGCGCAGATGCGTGCGGAACGAGTGACAGGACAAATTCATGTTTACGACGGTGCGGGTAAAGGTAAATCCAGAGCGGCTTTAGGGGTAGTTTTGCGTTCAATTGGGTTAGGAATTAACTCTGGGGAGCAAAATCGAGTGTTGCTGCTGCGGTTTTTGAAAGGGCCCGGACGACAGTATGATGAGGATGGAGCGATCGCAGCTTTACAGCAAGGTTTTCCCCATTTGATCGACCAAGTTCGCACGGGAAGGGCGGAATATTTTGCTAAAGAGGAGATTACCCGCTTTGACAGAATGGAGGCGCAAAGGGGATGGGATGTTGCTAAAGGCGCGATCGCATCTGGTTTATATTCTGTCATTGTTTTGGATGAATTAAATCCGGTTTTAGATTTAGGTTTACTAAAAGTAGATGAAGTAATCCATACATTAAAGAATAAACCAGAGGAAGTGGAAATTATTGCGACTGGAAGAGCGGCACCTCCAGCATTATTAGATATCGCTGATTTACATTCGGAAATGAAACCTCACGATCATCCAATGTCTCAAGAAAAAGGGCTTGAGGGAATAGAAATTTATACAGGTGCGGGTAAAGGAAAATCTACTAGTGCATTGGGTAAAGCTTTACAAGCTATCGGTAGAGGAATTAGTCAAGATAAGTCTCACCGAGTATTGATTATGCAGTGGCTTAAAGGTGGTAGTGGTTATACTGAAGATGCGGCGATCGCTGCTTTACAACAAAGTTATCCTTCTCTAGTGGATCATCATCGTTGTGGTGGAGATGCGATCGTCTGGCGCGGACAACAACGAGAAATAGATTATGTAGAAGCGGAAAGAGGGTGGGAAATTGCCCGAAGTGCGATCGCATCTGGACTCTACAAAACCATCATCCTCGACGAACTTAATCCCACTGTTGATTTAGAATTATTACCCCAAGAACCGATCGTTCAAGCATTACTCAGAAAACCCCGCGATACAGAAATTATTATCACAGGTCGTTGCTTAAATCCCCCCGCATATTTCGATCTTGCTAGCGTTCACTCGGAAATGATTTGTCATAAACATTATGCCGATCGAGGTGTGGAACTGAAGCGAGGAGTAGACTTTTAG
- a CDS encoding DUF4114 domain-containing protein translates to MNRFFTSTVLGMLALGTVFSSSEAASAVSFGNSFDGADKSLQKLLDDLTVSGPKIDTVNDQTGLDLFTNTASSGSLATFMFEVAKFASINRFGIYNQSGVKAELFAGINDVSDGATVNFLNNGDITVSTIGYAPGNEPDPTIKKYTGFGNVFGFYIETQAGTLYTENSRNPEGFQQAVIYQGNNQTELQIPGRQPGVFTDNEYIIAFEDLLRNIPGNSDSDFQDLVVLVESIKPTTAVPEPGTVTSLLVFGLGSAWMLKGKRKKLES, encoded by the coding sequence ATGAACAGGTTTTTCACATCTACTGTATTGGGAATGCTAGCCTTGGGAACAGTATTTAGTTCAAGTGAAGCAGCATCAGCAGTTTCTTTCGGAAATTCTTTTGATGGTGCGGATAAATCTTTACAAAAGCTTTTGGACGACCTTACTGTAAGCGGCCCCAAAATTGATACTGTAAACGATCAAACAGGTTTAGATTTGTTTACAAATACTGCTAGTAGCGGTTCTCTTGCTACTTTCATGTTTGAAGTCGCAAAGTTTGCTTCCATAAACAGATTTGGAATTTACAATCAAAGCGGTGTCAAAGCAGAATTATTTGCGGGAATTAATGATGTTTCCGATGGTGCAACTGTAAATTTTTTGAATAATGGTGATATTACTGTTTCTACCATTGGTTATGCACCAGGAAATGAGCCAGATCCCACAATCAAAAAATACACAGGGTTTGGCAATGTTTTCGGTTTCTATATAGAAACTCAGGCAGGAACATTGTATACCGAAAACAGTCGCAATCCAGAAGGGTTTCAACAAGCAGTAATTTACCAAGGAAATAATCAAACCGAACTGCAAATTCCTGGTAGACAACCTGGAGTTTTTACAGACAATGAATACATCATTGCTTTTGAAGATTTACTCCGAAATATCCCTGGTAATTCTGATAGCGATTTCCAAGATTTGGTAGTATTGGTTGAATCGATTAAACCTACAACTGCTGTTCCTGAACCTGGTACAGTTACTAGTTTATTAGTTTTTGGTTTGGGTAGTGCTTGGATGCTCAAAGGGAAAAGGAAAAAGTTGGAAAGTTAA
- a CDS encoding ATP adenylyltransferase family protein, whose amino-acid sequence MSDTKGKLESSILWRRLVEQTEYALKCGALQSIATNYEFVEQGGVRFLVRILANLVRKDTAKSSGKTDKDFNPFLPYEEDLFVADISDTHVCLLNKFNVVEHHLLIVTRAFVEQESWLDLADFQAMWLALAEIDGLAFYNSGSVAGASQRHKHLQLVPLPLVDDGEEIPIAPLLSTAKFEDGIGKIPDLPFVHAIAKFDPSWINSPDVAAEMTLKCYLNLQKAVGLLNDVEEIGDRPNGAYNLLATREWMIIVPRSQEFFQGISINSLGFAGALLVRNQEQKQLLLETGPLNILAAVAQPWNSDKF is encoded by the coding sequence ATGTCGGACACCAAAGGAAAGCTGGAGTCTAGTATTTTGTGGAGACGCTTGGTTGAACAGACTGAGTATGCTCTCAAGTGCGGTGCGTTACAAAGTATTGCAACTAATTATGAATTTGTGGAACAGGGGGGAGTGCGTTTTTTAGTGCGAATTTTAGCTAATTTAGTCCGTAAAGATACCGCTAAATCATCAGGGAAAACTGATAAGGACTTTAATCCTTTTTTACCTTATGAGGAAGATTTATTTGTGGCGGATATTTCCGATACTCATGTATGTTTGCTGAATAAGTTTAATGTTGTGGAGCATCATTTATTAATAGTTACTCGTGCTTTCGTTGAGCAGGAAAGTTGGTTAGATTTGGCAGATTTTCAGGCGATGTGGTTAGCTTTGGCAGAAATTGATGGGCTGGCTTTTTATAATTCTGGAAGTGTGGCAGGTGCTAGTCAAAGACACAAGCATTTACAGTTGGTGCCTTTGCCTTTGGTTGATGATGGTGAGGAAATACCGATCGCACCTCTACTAAGCACTGCTAAATTCGAGGATGGAATAGGAAAGATCCCAGATTTGCCTTTTGTTCATGCTATAGCTAAATTTGATCCCAGTTGGATTAACTCACCTGATGTTGCAGCGGAAATGACGCTTAAATGTTATTTAAATTTGCAGAAAGCGGTGGGTTTATTAAATGATGTGGAAGAAATTGGCGATCGCCCTAACGGTGCTTACAATTTATTAGCAACTAGAGAATGGATGATAATTGTACCGCGATCGCAAGAGTTTTTTCAAGGAATTTCTATTAATTCTTTAGGCTTCGCAGGTGCTTTATTAGTCAGAAACCAAGAGCAAAAACAATTACTTTTAGAAACAGGCCCTTTAAACATTTTAGCCGCAGTTGCTCAACCTTGGAATTCTGATAAGTTTTGA
- a CDS encoding Hsp20/alpha crystallin family protein yields the protein MTIIRWSPFSEVETLRRQFDRIFDDFAGLTTTENTIWKPAVELQDNGDNLSLKAELPGVEAKDLDISVLRDAVVIRGEHRYENKSETKGFFHSEFRYGKFERVVGLPVAVQNDKVKADFANGILTITLPKVEEAKNRVFKVNLAANEDTTDTETNTAETK from the coding sequence ATGACTATTATTAGATGGAGTCCTTTTAGTGAAGTTGAAACTCTCCGCCGTCAATTTGATAGAATATTTGACGACTTTGCTGGACTTACCACTACAGAAAATACTATTTGGAAGCCAGCAGTTGAACTGCAAGATAACGGTGATAACTTGTCATTAAAAGCTGAACTTCCGGGAGTAGAAGCCAAAGATTTAGACATTAGTGTTCTGCGCGATGCAGTTGTGATTCGTGGCGAACATCGCTACGAAAACAAAAGTGAAACCAAAGGTTTCTTCCATTCTGAATTCCGCTATGGCAAATTTGAAAGAGTAGTTGGATTGCCTGTAGCTGTACAAAATGACAAAGTAAAAGCTGATTTCGCCAACGGTATTCTTACCATCACTTTGCCAAAGGTAGAAGAAGCGAAAAATCGTGTTTTCAAAGTGAATTTGGCTGCTAACGAAGATACAACTGACACTGAAACAAATACTGCTGAAACCAAATAA
- a CDS encoding SDR family NAD(P)-dependent oxidoreductase: MSTLKDKVAVVTGASRGGGRGIALALGAAGATVYVTGRSTKNQEPTDNLPGTIDETAEAVTLRGGVGIPVRCDHTIDADVEALFNQVKTEQGHLDLLINNAWGGYENYYGTNFEDGTAFDAPFWEHSLQRWQTMFNAGVRIQLVASRFAIPLMLPQNQGLIVCTTAWDRDKFLGNLYYDLAKNAVNRLVFGMARELQKYNIAAVALAPGFMRTERVMAAYNLQPFDLSNSESPEYIGRAIVALASDANIMSKSGQVFAVGNLAPEYGFTDVDGNQPQAFKIE, from the coding sequence ATGTCAACATTAAAAGATAAAGTAGCCGTAGTCACGGGAGCTAGTCGCGGTGGAGGTCGTGGTATTGCTTTAGCACTCGGAGCCGCAGGCGCGACAGTTTATGTTACCGGACGCAGTACCAAAAACCAAGAGCCAACTGATAATTTACCTGGAACAATTGACGAAACAGCCGAGGCGGTAACTCTGCGCGGTGGTGTGGGTATTCCTGTGCGTTGTGACCATACAATAGACGCAGACGTAGAGGCTCTATTTAATCAAGTAAAAACTGAACAAGGACACCTCGATTTATTAATTAATAATGCTTGGGGTGGTTATGAAAATTATTATGGGACAAACTTCGAGGATGGTACTGCTTTTGATGCGCCTTTTTGGGAACATTCTTTGCAACGTTGGCAAACTATGTTTAATGCAGGTGTCAGAATACAGTTAGTAGCTAGTCGTTTTGCAATCCCATTAATGTTGCCACAAAATCAAGGTTTAATTGTTTGTACTACTGCTTGGGATAGAGATAAATTTTTGGGTAATTTGTATTACGATTTAGCCAAAAATGCGGTCAATCGCCTGGTTTTTGGCATGGCACGAGAATTACAAAAGTATAATATTGCGGCTGTAGCACTTGCACCTGGCTTTATGCGGACGGAAAGAGTGATGGCAGCTTATAATTTACAACCTTTTGATTTGAGTAATTCCGAGTCTCCTGAATATATTGGCAGAGCAATCGTTGCTTTAGCTTCTGATGCAAATATAATGTCAAAATCAGGTCAAGTTTTCGCTGTGGGAAATTTAGCACCGGAATACGGTTTTACTGATGTTGATGGTAATCAACCACAAGCTTTTAAGATTGAATAA
- a CDS encoding pentapeptide repeat-containing protein has translation MANIEHLKLIKANKLKWIEWRQNHPQIEPDLSEAFLSGLNLLDADLQAVNLNKADLSNSLLPAVNLSNANLSSANLHSALLVKANLSNANLSLANLNSANLKEAELINANLIGANLSKANFKSADLSNANLIGVDLSDANLKVSDLSGANLTRANLRNANLRNANLINTDFTKANLYETELINAYLYKANFQEANLSQAHLIGAYLFRANMSFCELSNVDLRWTNLSKANFTGANLQGANFRGANLDKAILTGANLQSAIMPDGSIHQ, from the coding sequence ATGGCAAATATCGAACATCTCAAATTAATTAAAGCCAACAAACTGAAATGGATTGAGTGGCGACAAAATCACCCCCAAATCGAACCAGACCTCAGCGAAGCTTTCCTATCTGGATTAAACTTATTAGATGCTGATTTACAAGCAGTTAATCTGAACAAAGCAGACCTAAGTAACAGTTTACTACCAGCAGTTAACCTAAGCAACGCTAATTTGAGTAGTGCCAACCTTCACTCAGCTTTATTAGTTAAAGCCAACTTGAGTAATGCCAATCTCAGCCTAGCCAATCTGAATTCAGCTAACCTCAAAGAAGCAGAGTTAATTAATGCTAATTTAATCGGTGCTAACTTAAGCAAAGCTAATTTCAAAAGTGCAGATTTAAGTAATGCTAACTTAATCGGAGTAGATTTAAGTGACGCAAATTTAAAAGTATCTGACTTAAGTGGCGCAAACTTGACAAGAGCTAATCTTAGAAATGCTAATTTAAGAAATGCTAATTTAATTAATACTGATTTCACTAAAGCCAATCTTTATGAAACAGAATTAATAAATGCTTACCTATATAAAGCAAACTTTCAGGAAGCAAACTTAAGTCAAGCGCACTTAATTGGTGCTTATCTTTTTCGTGCAAATATGAGTTTTTGCGAACTAAGCAATGTAGATTTAAGATGGACTAATTTAAGCAAAGCTAACTTCACAGGAGCTAATTTGCAAGGCGCAAATTTCAGAGGTGCGAACCTTGATAAAGCAATTCTTACAGGTGCTAATCTTCAAAGTGCAATTATGCCCGATGGTTCAATTCATCAATAA
- a CDS encoding SH3 domain-containing protein, with protein sequence MSYKAVVRTEGDPLNVRSTPNGEIIDKLINGTEVEVTGELVVAGRRNWVSIGVNRWVAAEFIVKITQENNDSNQDFSSIKGAKIVATQTDEIIAGGLKVYRTQLIDEKGKIINTVRAVSGRVDKQIPSNVPGSQTPIPFGIYTFNNPGSVEARPGEFGGVWSPVTPTFPTKRGGFGVHYDPSAFKNNSQSGTAGCLGTPTIKERDIVTNFIRTYKPTHLIVQKN encoded by the coding sequence ATGAGTTACAAAGCTGTAGTACGAACTGAAGGAGATCCTTTAAATGTTCGCTCTACTCCCAACGGAGAGATTATTGACAAACTCATCAATGGAACAGAAGTAGAAGTTACTGGCGAACTCGTAGTAGCTGGGAGAAGAAATTGGGTTTCTATAGGCGTTAATCGTTGGGTAGCTGCGGAATTTATTGTAAAAATTACTCAAGAGAATAATGATAGCAACCAAGATTTTAGTTCAATTAAAGGAGCGAAAATTGTTGCCACACAAACTGATGAAATAATCGCTGGTGGTTTAAAAGTTTACCGTACTCAATTAATTGATGAAAAAGGTAAGATTATTAATACCGTGAGAGCGGTTTCTGGCAGAGTTGACAAACAAATTCCTTCAAATGTTCCCGGTTCTCAAACTCCGATTCCTTTTGGTATTTATACTTTTAATAATCCCGGATCTGTGGAAGCTAGACCTGGAGAATTTGGCGGAGTTTGGTCGCCAGTTACTCCGACTTTTCCCACCAAAAGGGGCGGTTTTGGGGTTCATTATGACCCTTCAGCATTTAAAAACAATTCTCAATCTGGAACTGCTGGATGTTTAGGAACACCAACAATTAAAGAAAGAGATATTGTTACTAATTTTATTCGCACTTATAAACCAACTCATTTAATTGTGCAAAAGAATTAG
- a CDS encoding cation diffusion facilitator family transporter, whose product MSNKSPRFYALLSIAAALVTIALKVGAYLLTGSVGLLSDAAESCVNLVAASVAFWAVSYAAKPPDEKHAYGHFKAEYFSSGVEGALILVAAITIALAAWNRLLHPQELEELGIGLALSLLASIINGVVAFVLLRAGKRLRSITLKADAHHLLTDVWTSVGVIIALITVPLTGWLILDPLIAFVVAINIVWAGVKLLRETGAGILDTGLPEEEQQIIKNILTTYYSQTIQFHALRTRVAGARRFVSFHVLVPGEWTVKRGHALCEEIELSIIKALPGTYVFTHLEALEDPISWNDEKLDRTVNN is encoded by the coding sequence ATGAGCAACAAATCTCCCCGTTTTTATGCCTTGCTCTCGATCGCAGCAGCTTTAGTTACTATTGCTTTGAAAGTAGGCGCATATTTACTGACAGGTTCAGTAGGATTATTATCAGATGCAGCGGAATCATGTGTTAATTTAGTTGCGGCATCAGTAGCATTTTGGGCAGTAAGTTATGCTGCTAAACCACCAGATGAAAAACACGCTTATGGACATTTTAAAGCCGAATATTTTTCCAGTGGTGTAGAAGGTGCATTAATTTTAGTTGCTGCAATTACCATTGCTTTAGCTGCTTGGAATCGTCTTTTACATCCCCAAGAATTAGAAGAATTAGGAATAGGATTAGCATTATCTTTATTAGCATCAATTATTAATGGAGTAGTTGCTTTTGTATTGTTACGTGCTGGAAAACGTTTGCGTTCAATTACTCTCAAAGCTGATGCTCATCATTTATTAACTGATGTCTGGACTTCTGTAGGTGTAATCATAGCTTTAATCACTGTACCTTTAACTGGTTGGTTAATCCTCGATCCATTAATTGCTTTTGTAGTAGCTATTAATATTGTTTGGGCGGGAGTAAAACTTTTACGCGAAACTGGAGCCGGAATTTTAGATACTGGATTACCTGAAGAGGAACAGCAAATTATTAAGAATATTCTGACTACCTACTACAGCCAAACTATTCAATTTCATGCTTTGAGAACTAGAGTTGCTGGTGCACGTCGGTTTGTTTCTTTCCATGTTTTAGTTCCGGGAGAATGGACAGTAAAGCGAGGTCATGCTTTGTGTGAAGAAATAGAGTTATCTATTATTAAGGCACTACCGGGAACTTATGTATTTACTCATTTGGAAGCGTTGGAAGATCCTATTTCTTGGAATGATGAAAAGTTAGACAGAACTGTGAATAACTAG
- a CDS encoding Hsp70 family protein — MNTQVTETIGFDLGHGETALAKAKVDSIETPDMLEVNNKKIQITAIGWHPELGVLVGDQALIQAGVDRLQIGFKEKPNNSPNYRKTMRSFVEAYYNLLKESKQIEGGVNSQFYIGCPSGWSPTERQEYQILLKESGIPLISVVPESRAAFMQAKEGGKLGFNELKSTVLIVDIGSSTTDFTLVKSLHEMPLDFGQNTLGASLIDRAILARTLAEHSEGEFLKEVFEEYPHHRFRCEIQCRKVKEDYFSNEQLYASSGAFARGFEFITPQIHFIPQVNKEIMEEIINQPLPELNNKSWAQAFWEAVKEAKEELATQGIIPKVVLMTGGASRMKFTRDICAEIFPEPDTNVRPDPEPERCIALGLSRVGRWDLRAAGFKEELNKLCESPTLKELISKHIPDLITLLNQPLADGLIENAVKPVLKDWQSNKIRTLADLQVEMEKRAEQWLKSDRAQQIINSQCVTWFNRKIQPDLATETDPICQRYQISKSSLRFEEGIDPAIVNPNLNLGDDILAVVVSFIINLIIAGGTIGSLLTLILTGHFVLPILLVYGAAVLGEGVRLNRERLEEILRTKLDIPGWIRFLAVGEKKIDQMCKEMKPDLSENLRKKMLENQSAFDDLINKVVQQLKKALYAKAEEAVILIQ, encoded by the coding sequence ATGAATACACAAGTGACAGAAACAATTGGATTTGATTTAGGACATGGCGAAACAGCCTTAGCTAAGGCTAAAGTAGACAGCATCGAAACTCCAGATATGCTGGAAGTTAATAACAAGAAAATTCAAATAACCGCCATCGGTTGGCATCCAGAATTAGGCGTTTTGGTGGGAGATCAAGCCTTAATTCAAGCTGGTGTCGATCGCTTACAAATTGGCTTCAAAGAAAAACCCAACAACTCGCCTAACTATCGCAAAACCATGCGAAGTTTCGTCGAAGCATATTACAATTTGTTGAAAGAAAGCAAACAAATTGAAGGCGGAGTAAACAGCCAATTTTACATCGGTTGTCCTTCAGGTTGGTCGCCAACTGAACGCCAAGAATACCAAATTTTACTAAAAGAATCAGGGATACCTTTAATCTCAGTTGTTCCTGAATCTCGCGCCGCTTTCATGCAAGCCAAAGAAGGCGGAAAATTGGGATTTAATGAACTGAAATCAACAGTTTTAATTGTCGATATTGGTTCATCAACTACAGACTTTACCCTGGTTAAAAGCTTACATGAAATGCCTTTAGATTTTGGACAAAATACTTTAGGCGCATCCTTGATCGATCGAGCAATTTTAGCCAGAACTTTAGCCGAACATTCAGAAGGAGAATTCTTAAAAGAAGTCTTTGAAGAATATCCTCATCACAGGTTTCGCTGTGAAATTCAATGTCGAAAAGTCAAAGAAGATTACTTTTCCAACGAACAGTTATATGCTAGTTCTGGCGCTTTCGCTAGAGGTTTTGAATTCATCACTCCTCAAATTCACTTTATCCCCCAAGTGAATAAAGAAATTATGGAAGAAATCATCAATCAACCTTTGCCAGAATTGAATAATAAAAGTTGGGCGCAAGCTTTTTGGGAAGCAGTAAAAGAAGCGAAAGAAGAGTTAGCAACTCAAGGGATTATTCCGAAAGTTGTGTTGATGACTGGTGGCGCATCGCGGATGAAATTTACTCGTGATATTTGCGCGGAAATTTTCCCCGAACCTGACACAAATGTTCGCCCAGATCCCGAACCAGAAAGATGTATTGCGCTGGGTTTATCCCGTGTGGGAAGATGGGATTTACGCGCCGCTGGATTTAAAGAAGAACTCAACAAATTATGTGAATCACCAACACTTAAAGAGTTGATTTCTAAACATATTCCTGATTTAATTACTTTGTTAAATCAACCTCTGGCTGATGGATTAATTGAAAATGCAGTTAAACCAGTTTTAAAAGATTGGCAAAGTAACAAAATTCGCACTTTGGCAGATCTGCAAGTGGAAATGGAAAAACGGGCGGAACAATGGTTAAAAAGCGATCGCGCCCAGCAAATCATCAACAGTCAATGTGTCACTTGGTTTAATCGCAAAATTCAACCCGACTTAGCCACAGAAACCGATCCCATTTGTCAAAGATATCAAATCTCTAAAAGCAGTTTACGCTTTGAAGAAGGAATCGATCCAGCAATAGTTAATCCAAACCTTAACTTAGGTGACGATATCTTAGCAGTGGTAGTCAGTTTTATCATCAACTTAATTATTGCTGGAGGTACGATCGGCAGTCTGCTAACTTTAATCTTAACCGGACACTTTGTTTTACCCATTCTACTAGTTTATGGTGCAGCAGTTTTAGGCGAAGGAGTGCGGTTAAATCGGGAAAGATTGGAAGAAATTCTCAGGACAAAATTAGATATTCCTGGTTGGATTCGTTTCTTAGCAGTTGGTGAAAAAAAGATCGACCAAATGTGTAAGGAAATGAAACCAGATTTATCCGAAAACTTGCGAAAGAAAATGTTGGAAAATCAAAGTGCTTTTGACGATTTGATTAACAAAGTTGTGCAACAGTTGAAGAAAGCTTTGTATGCCAAAGCAGAAGAAGCAGTGATTTTGATTCAATAA
- a CDS encoding helix-turn-helix domain-containing protein, giving the protein MTSTINKEEYTRLLAETLPRVIHTEDEHKRLVKEVEKLMDLGEELTDEQAELFDLLVTLIEQYEDKHYQLKTATPHEILNELMLAKDLKQKDLIEVFGSKGITSEVINGKRSISKNQAKALGKFFHVSPALFL; this is encoded by the coding sequence ATGACAAGCACAATAAATAAGGAAGAGTACACAAGACTATTAGCTGAAACTTTGCCAAGAGTTATTCATACAGAAGATGAGCATAAACGCCTTGTTAAAGAAGTAGAAAAGCTCATGGATTTAGGTGAAGAACTGACAGATGAGCAAGCCGAATTGTTTGATTTGCTAGTAACCCTCATTGAGCAATATGAAGATAAACATTATCAACTAAAAACGGCAACACCTCATGAGATATTGAATGAATTGATGCTAGCCAAAGATCTAAAACAAAAGGACTTGATAGAAGTTTTTGGCTCTAAGGGCATCACTTCAGAAGTGATTAATGGCAAAAGAAGTATTAGTAAGAATCAAGCTAAAGCACTAGGAAAGTTTTTCCATGTGTCACCTGCGCTCTTTTTGTAA